The genomic DNA ATACTATTAGACGGCGAGCGCTCGGGCGTATCCGGTGAACTGGAACTACGCCGCACGCGACCCGCTGAGCAAGTGTGGCATCTCATTCGCGTACTGGGCATGGCATATAGCAAAGTGACATTATTGTCCTGCCATCGAAGCCTATCCGACAGCCGGGAACGCCATCCCGCCGCGCTCTTTCAGCAAGCCGCCGAACAGATGAACATCACCCCTGTACCTATTGCACGCGCCTTGCCCGAAAACGCTGCACAGGCACTGGACGACGCAGAGGCAATGCTGGCACATTACCCTTCTGCCAATTACGCCTCCATTATGAATCGGACCTTTCCCTATCTGGTTGCGGGACAAAAGGCGCGCCGCAATCGCGAATGGGAGGGATTGACGACCTATGATGGGTGGCTGGGTAAGCCCGCACCCGAATTGGCGATTACCGCACAACACCGCATCTTTTCACCCTCAAAACTGGAAATGCTCGCCCGATGCCCATACCGGTATTTTTTAAACCACGTACTCGAAATACAACCCATAGAAAAAGCCGAAACCGACCCCACGCGATGGCTCGACCCCCTGTCTTATGGCGCTTTGCTACACAGCTTATTTCACAAATTCATGCAAACCCTGAAAGCGCGAGGCGAACACCCTGACCGCGAACGGCATGGAACATTGATTCGTGAACTTCTACAAAAAGAAATAGAAGCCAAAAAACAAACCCACCCCGTTGAACACGAAGCGGCGTATCGCGCCGACGTCAAACGCCTATCGCAAGCCGCGCAAGTATTTCTATCCGTCGAGTCCGAGCAAAAAAACGCCGACCCCATCGGATTTGAAATAAGCTTCGGATTTGGCGAATCGGGCGGGCTGAATTGCGAACCCCCTGTGACACTCGAACTCACAGAAGACATCGCGATTCGCATCCGCGGACGCATTGACCGCGTAGATCGAGTCGAAGACAACTTTGTAATATGGGATTACAAAACCGGATCCATGGCGCAATACGACGAACAGGACCTGCTCAAACGCGGCACGCATTTGCAATGGGCACTGTACGCTTATGCCCTGAACTCGATCTTGAGACAACAACGCGAACCTGGCCGCGTACAATTATCCGGTTACGTCTTTCCCGGCGACAGAGAACACGGACGTCGGCTTTCAGAAACGCCGCCAGAACCCGAAACACTCGCCAATGTATTGCGCCCCCTGCTCGAACTGGTATCCCAGGGTGGATTTTTTCACATACAAAAATCCCAGGAATGCGACTACTGCATCTACAACCGCGTCTGCAGCAAAGAACGCCTGGACGCCAACGCCCTCGCCGACGCACGTGAAAAAATGGACGACGACCCCGACTTCGCGCCCTTATTGGACAGCCTGAATAGCTGGATGGGAATATGAACCTTCAAGATCAACAAGCACGCGATCAAATAGCTGACGCACTGGATCGCAATATGATGGTGCTCGCAGGAGCAGGTGCGGGAAAAACCCATGCGCTGGTGCAGCGGATGGCGAACGCGGTGCAAAAAGGTGTCGTACCCGTAGATCAACTATCGGCAATCACCTTCACGCGCAAAGCAGCGGGTGAAATGCGCGGGCGCTTCTTCAGTGAATTAAAATCGCGCGCCCAAAAAGCAGACGGTGAGGCATCGAAACGCATTCAAGCCGCACTCGAAAAAGTAGATCAATGCTTTATTGGCACCATACACTCATTCTGCGGCCAGTTATTGCGCGAACGCCCAGTTGAAGCGGGCCTGCCACCCGACTTTTCAGAAGTCGAAGAACGCGAAGAAGCCGTCATGCGCCGCGAAGCGTGGGATCAATTTGTCCAGCAGAGTTTTCTATCCGAAGACCCGCGACTCGTCAAATTTGAAGAACTGGGTCTGCGCCCGGAAGACCTGTATGGATTTTTTCAAAGACGCTACCAGTTCAGCGATGTACCCCTCGTACCCGACTCAGTACAAAAACCCGATTTATCAACCGCAGTTTCAGAACTTGAAGCATTTCTGCAACGCATGGAAGCCCATATCCCCGATCCACTCCCCGGCAGACGCGATGCCCTCCAGACAGCATTGGTGCGCGCGCGATTATTCCTGTCGAACCGGGGAATTCAGTCCAACGCGGATCGCATCGAGCTCCTGCAAATACTCAGCGGGAACCTCGGTGTCACCCTCAAAAGCTGGACGCCCAACCAGGATTTTGCAAAACACTTGCGAGACACCTTATTCCCCGAATTTCAAACCGAAATACTCAACCCCACCCTCACCAGATGGCGGCAATACATCTACCGATTCGCTGCCCCCTTTGTCGATGACGCAGTTGCAGAATACGCCAGAACCCGCCGCGAAACCGGACGCCTTACATTTCAAGACCTGCTCGAATTGGCCGCGCGATTACTGCGCGATCACCCCGAAGTGCGCCACCACTTTCAGGATCGATATAGCTGCCTATTCGTAGATGAATTTCAGGACACCGATCCTATCCAGGCCGAAATATTGCTGTATCTAACCGGCGAGAACCTGAAAGAGACCGATTGGCGCAAACTCACACCCCGCCCGGGCAGCTTATTTTTAGTCGGCGACGGCAAACAATCAATCTATCGCTTTCGCCGCGCGGATGTCGAAACCTTTGACCTCGTCCGCAACCGCATTGGCAACACCAATGGCGATATCGTCAACCTGAACACGAACTTTCGCTCAGTGAGCCACCTCTGTGATTGGATCAACGCGGCATTTGAACCCCTGTTCACCGCGCATGAAAGACCCTATCAAGCCGAATTTGCTCCGCTATTCAAATACAGACCCGATGGCGAAAATATGGCCGTCCGCCGAATCTCAATTGACAAAGTCTATCGCAACAGCCGAAGCCAGATCGCCGAGGAAGACGCCAGACGGATTGCAAACTTCATCGCAGCGGCCATAGAAGGCAAAACAGAATTTAACGGAGAAGACGCCAGCGCATCGCCGGGCGACTTTCTCATCTTAACGCGCACCTCTGGCTATTTGTCTCATTACGCCCAGGCTCTGGAGGAACGCGGTATTCCCTTTGAAATCACGGGAGGCAATCGCCTTGGCGAAGCAGACGTATTGCACACACTCGCGGACTTTTTGGAAACCGTTTATATGCCCGACAATCCGCTTCCGCTACTCGCCTATTTGCGGGGAGACCTCGTCGGCCTGGGAGATGATACCCTCTATGCATTCAAAAAAGCAGGCGGTGATTTCAACTGGACACGCGATCTACCCAAAGGAATGGATCGAGAATTATATCTAACATTCGAGCGTGCTTATGACCATCTCCAAAAAGCGTCGGAATGGTTGCAATCCCTATCGCCAGATACCGCCATAGCGCGCTGTGTAGAAAGACTTGGCCTCCTGCCTTTTGTGCGCACCCTGCCCATGGGAGAAACCCATGCTGGCAATCTCATCCGCATCTTATCTCTCGTCCGCGAGTGGAGCGCTCAGGGAATGCATTGGGGACAGGTAGTGACCGAACTGCGCGCCCTCATTGACGACAGAGACTACAAAATTGAACAAATGACCATTCCCTCCGCACAGGAAGAAGTCGTGCGATTGATGAACCTGCACCAGGCCAAGGGATTACAGGGCAAAATCGTCTTCCTCGCCGACCCCTATGACACGAGTTACACGCGCTATGGTCCCGAGTTTCACGTATCCCGCACCCGCGACGAACCCTTTTTGGCATTGCCCATTACAAAACCCCGCGGACCATATCAACGCGAAGTCGTCGCCGAACCTGTGGGTTGGGAAGACGCCGAAGCCGAAGAAACGCGATTTTTGCAAGGCGAAGAACTGCGATTGCTCTACGTAGCGGCAACGCGCGCGGAAAATTTGCTCGTGGTATCCACCTACGAGGAAAAACCCGACCATGGACCGTGGTCGCCGCTCTATCCCCATCTAAAAAACGTGCCCGAACTGGCGTACGA from Gemmatimonadota bacterium includes the following:
- a CDS encoding UvrD-helicase domain-containing protein, coding for MNLQDQQARDQIADALDRNMMVLAGAGAGKTHALVQRMANAVQKGVVPVDQLSAITFTRKAAGEMRGRFFSELKSRAQKADGEASKRIQAALEKVDQCFIGTIHSFCGQLLRERPVEAGLPPDFSEVEEREEAVMRREAWDQFVQQSFLSEDPRLVKFEELGLRPEDLYGFFQRRYQFSDVPLVPDSVQKPDLSTAVSELEAFLQRMEAHIPDPLPGRRDALQTALVRARLFLSNRGIQSNADRIELLQILSGNLGVTLKSWTPNQDFAKHLRDTLFPEFQTEILNPTLTRWRQYIYRFAAPFVDDAVAEYARTRRETGRLTFQDLLELAARLLRDHPEVRHHFQDRYSCLFVDEFQDTDPIQAEILLYLTGENLKETDWRKLTPRPGSLFLVGDGKQSIYRFRRADVETFDLVRNRIGNTNGDIVNLNTNFRSVSHLCDWINAAFEPLFTAHERPYQAEFAPLFKYRPDGENMAVRRISIDKVYRNSRSQIAEEDARRIANFIAAAIEGKTEFNGEDASASPGDFLILTRTSGYLSHYAQALEERGIPFEITGGNRLGEADVLHTLADFLETVYMPDNPLPLLAYLRGDLVGLGDDTLYAFKKAGGDFNWTRDLPKGMDRELYLTFERAYDHLQKASEWLQSLSPDTAIARCVERLGLLPFVRTLPMGETHAGNLIRILSLVREWSAQGMHWGQVVTELRALIDDRDYKIEQMTIPSAQEEVVRLMNLHQAKGLQGKIVFLADPYDTSYTRYGPEFHVSRTRDEPFLALPITKPRGPYQREVVAEPVGWEDAEAEETRFLQGEELRLLYVAATRAENLLVVSTYEEKPDHGPWSPLYPHLKNVPELAYDAHSSHPIPETPSTKTPSVELEREQRDVFWQAVKKESFKVAQVTDDRADITYTDEGRSATGKGAAYGIVIHQIFDDVINRRLPDDPTPYVIHLLQETGADAGFLPHALDALQQFCNSEIWTEIQASEIVYTEVPFAVSQAEDNASEIIRGVIDLVYRLPEGWKIVDYKTNVVKTDEDVRVLCEQTADQVNTYARHWEKFTGETVVAKGLWLTARREFIAI